CCCCCGGCCCCCGAGGCCGACGCCGCCGTGCTGTTCACCTCGGGCTCCACGGGACCGGCCAAGGGCGTCGTGTACACGCATGCGCAGCTCACCGCGCTGCGCGATACCCTCGCCGCCCACTTCGGCGTGACCGCCGACACGGGCCTCGTCACCGGGTTCGCGCCGTTCGCGCTGCTCGGCCCGGCGCTCGGCACGCGCTCGGCGACACCCGACATGGACGTGTCCGCCCCGCGTACCCTCACCGCCGCGGCGGTCGCCGCGGCCGTCCGGGCGTCGGACGCGCGGATGGTCTTCCTCTCCCCCGCGGCCGTGGCCAACGTCGTCGCCACGTCGGCGGCGCTGGACGACGACGACCGCGCGGCGCTCGAACGCGTGGAGACGTTCCTCTCCACCGGGGCCCCGGTCGGTGTCGACCTGCTCCGCCGCGCGCAGGCGCTGATGCCGAACGCCGTCGCGCACACCCCGTACGGCATGACCGAGTGCCTGCTCGTCGCCGACGTGACGCTCCCCGAGATCGAGGAAGCCGCCGGCGACCGCGGCGTCTGCGTCGGCCGGCCGCTGGGGACGGGCCAGGTGCGCATCTCCGCGATCGACGCCGACGGTCGCGCGGCGGGCGAGCCGACGACGGATGCCGGCGTGACCGGTGAGATCGTGATCTCGGCTCCCCACCTCAAGCGCGGCTACTTCCGCCTCTACCTCACCGATCGTGAGGCCCGCCGGGGACTCCCCGAGCGCTGGCACCGCACCGGCGACGTCGGGCATCTCGATGCCCACGGCCGGCTCTGGGTCGAGGGGCGCCTCCCCCACGTCATCACGACCGCCGAGGGTCCGGTCACCCCCGTCGGCATCGAACAGGATGCCGAGACCGTCGACGCCGTCTCCCGCGCCGCCGCGGTCGGGGTCGGTCCCGTCGGCCGCCAGGTCGTCGTCGCGGTCGTGGAGGCGGGCACGCGGCGCCCCGGGCTGGCATCCCCCTCGCTCGCCGACGACGTGCGCGCAGCCACCCGGCAGCGCCTCGCCGCCGTGCTGACGGTGCCGGTCCTCCCCACCGACATCCGCCACAACTCCAAGATCGACCGCTCCCGCGTCGCCGCGTGGGCCGAACGCCTGCTCTCGGGCGAGAAGCCGACGGCGCCGTGAAGGTCCTCGCGACCGGTGCGTCCGGCTTCCTCGGCCGCGCGGTCGTCCGTGCCCTGCAGGACGCCGGACACGCGGTGCGCACCCTGCAGCGCCGTCCCTCAGGCGTCGACGGTGCCGAGGATCACCGGGGCTCCGTGACGGACCCGGATTCCGTGGCATCCGCCCTCGACGGGATCGACGGCGTCGTGCACCTCGCGGCCAAAGTGTCGCTCGCGGGAGACCCCGCGCAGTTCCACGCCGTCAACGTGGAGGGCACCCGTGTGCTCCTCGACGCGGCCGCCGCCGGCGGGGTCTCGCGCATCGTGCACATCTCGTCGCCGTCCGTGGCGCACGCAGGCCTCGCCCTCGCGGGTGTCGGCGCCGATCCCGCTGATCCGGATGCCGCGCGCGGCGAATACGCCCGCACGAAGGCTGCGGCCGAGCTGCTCGCGCTCTCCCGCGCGGGCGACGATCTGTCGCTCGTGGCCATCCGCCCGCACCTGGTGTGGGGTCCGGGCGACACGCAGCTCATCGCGCGCATCGTCGACCGCGCCCGTCGGGGGCGATTGCCGCTGCTGAACGGCGGTACGGCGTTGATCGACTCCACGTACGTCGACAACGCGGCATCCGGGATCGTCGCCGCCCTCGACCGTGTCGACGACGTCAGCGGACGCGCGTACGTGCTGACCAACGGCGAGCCGCGTCCGGTCGGCGACCTGCTCGCGGGCATCTGCCGCGCCTCGGGTGTCGAACCGCCGCGGTTCAGCGTGCCGGCGGGGCTGGCGCGCGCCGCCGGCGGTCTGGTCGAGCGGGTGTGGGCCGTGCGTCCGGGCGAGGACGAGCCGCCCATGACCCGGTTCCTCGCCGAACAGCTGTCGACGGCGCACTGGTTCGACCAGACCGAGATCCGCCGCGACCTGCGCTGGACCCCTGCGGTCTCGCTGGACGAAGGCCTGCGCCGCCTCTCCCGCGCCTGACCCCCGGGGTGGCGAACCCGCCTCGCTGCTCCTCGCCGTCCTCGCCGCCCCCCCGCCGTCCTCGCTATCCTCGCCGCCCTCGCCGCCCCCCGCCGTCCTCGCTATCCTCGCCGCCCTCGCCGCCCCTCGCCGCCCCCCCGCCGCCCCTCGCCGTTGGCGTGACTCGCGGGAAATGCTCGCCTCATCACCGTCGCCGCGGACACAAGGCGCCACTCATCCTCGACCCCGGTGACTTGCGCCAAATGGTCACCGCGCCGCACCCGCGGCGAACATACGGCGCAAGTCAGAGCCCGCCCGAACCCCAAATCCCACGCCCGGTCACTCCTGCCACATGGTCACCGCGCCGCACCCGCGGCGAACACGCGGCGCAAGTCATTCCCGAGCCCATCCGAACCCCACACCCCATACCCGTTGACTTGCGCCACATGTTCACCGCACCGCACCCGCGGCGAACATACGGCGCAAGTCACCGACCGGGAGCCCGCCCGAACCCCAAACCCCACGCCCGGTCACTCCTGCCACATGTTCGCCGCGCTGCACCCGCGGCGAGCACACGACGCAACTCACCGCCGAACCCACTCGAACCCGACACCCCACCCCCGCACCCGTTGTCTTGCGCCACATGCTCGCCGCACCGCACCCGCGGCGAACATACGGCGCAAGTCATCCCCGAGCCCATCCGAACCCCACACCCCACACCCGGTGACTTGGAGCCCGGGGCCACGGGTCGAGAGGGCGACGGGGCACCCACCAGACGACGAGAGGCCCGCCCCCGCGAGGGGACGGGCCTTCCGGGCACCGAGCCGCAGAGCGGCCGGCGCGGGACTCAGACCAGGTCGAACCGGTCGAGCTCGGTGACCTTGCGCCAGGCGGCGACGAAGTCGCGGACGAACTTCTCCTTCGCGTCGTCCGAGGCGTAGACCTCGGCGAGCGCGCGCAGCTCGGAGTTCGACGAGAACACCAGGTCGACGCGCGTGCCGATCCCGACCGTCTCGCCCGAGCCGTCCTTCGTGCCCTGGAACGCGTGCTTGCCGCTGTCGAGCGGCTTCCACGTGGTGCCGAGGTCGAGGAGGTTCGCGAACACGTCGTTGGTCAGCGCACCCGGGGTCTCGGTGAAGACGCCCCAGTCGCTGCCGTCCCAGTTGGCGCCGATGGCGCGGAGGCCGCCGACGAGCACCGTCATCTCGGGAGCCGTGAGCGTCAGCAGGTTGGCCTTGTCGAGCAGCAGGAACTCCGCCGGCAGGCGCGCCTCGCGCGAGGCGTAGTTGCGGAAGCCGTCGGCGATCGGCTCGAGCCAGCGGAACGACTCGATCTCGGTCTGCTCCTGCGACGCGTCGGTGCGGCCCGGGGTGAAGGGCACCTCGACCTCGACGCCACCGGCGAGCGCGGCCTGCTCGACACCGGCGTTGCCGGCGAGCACGAGCAGGTCGGCGATCGAGACCTTCTTGCCGTCCGTCGCCTGCGCGTCGAACTCGGCCTTGATCTTCTCGAGCACGTCGAGCACGGATGCCAGCTGCTCGGGGTTGTTGACCGTCCAGCTCCTCTGCGGCTCGAGGCGGATGCGCGCGCCGTTCACGCCACCGCGCTTGTCGCTTCCGCGGAACGTGGATGCCGCCGCCCAGGTCGTCGTGACCAGCTGCTGCACCGACAGACCGCTGTCGAGGATCTGCTGCTTCAGCGCCGCGGCGTCGGCGGCGTCGATCAGCGGGTGGTCGACGGCGGGCACCGGGTCCTGCCACACGAGCACCTCGGCGGGGACCTCGGAGCCGAGGTAGCGCTCGCGCGGGCCCATGTCGCGGTGGGTCAGCTTGAACCAGGCGCGGGCGAAGGCGTCCTGGAACGCCGCCGGGTCCTCGGCGAAGCGGCGCGAGATCTTCTCGTACGCCGGGTCGACGCGCAGCGCCAGGTCGCTGGTGAGCATGCGGGGCTCACGGCGGCCGTTCGAGTGCGCCTCGGGGACCATGTCGGCTCCCCCGCCGTTGACCGGACGCCACTGGTGTGCGCCCGCGGGGCTCTGGAAGAGCTCCCACTCGTAGGCGAAGAGAATGTGGAAGAACTCGTTGTCCCAGCGGGTCGGGTGATAGGTCCAGGTGACCTCGAGACCGCTGGTGATGGTGTCGTCGCCCTTACCGGTTCCGTGGCTGTTCTTCCAGCCCAGACCCTGGTCGTTGATGTCGGCGGCCTCGGGGTTGGGTCCGACGTGCGAGTCGCTCGCCGCGCCGTGCGTCTTGCCGAAGGTGTGTCCACCGGCGATGAGGGCCACGGTCTCCTCATCGTTCATGGCCATGCGGCCGAACGTCTCGCGGATGTCGTGGGCCGACAGCTGCGGGTCGGGGTTGCCGTTGGGGCCCTCGGGGTTGACGTAGATGAGACCCATCTGGACCGCTGCGAGCGGGCGCTCGAGCTCACGGTTGCCCGTGTAGCGCTCGTCCCCGAGCCACGTGGTCTCGGGGCCCCAGTACACGTCGTCATCCGGCTCCCACACGTCGGTGCGGCCGCCGGCGAAGCCGAAGGTGGGGAAGCCCATGTCTTCGAGGGCGACGTTTCCGGCGAGGATCATGAGGTCGGCCCACGAGATCGACTGACCGTACTTCTTCTTGATCGGCCAGAGCAGGCGGCGGGCCTTGTCGAGGTTGACGTTGTCGGGCCAGCTGTTCAGCGGCGCGAAACGCTGCATGCCCGCGCCCGAGCCGCCACGACCGTCGGTCACGCGGTAGGTGCCGGCGCTGTGCCAGGCCATGCGGATCATGAGGGGGCCGTAGTGACCGAAGTCGGCGGGCCACCAGTCCTGCGAGGTCGTCATGACCTGCTGGATGTCGCTCTTGACTGCGGCGAGGTCGAGCGCCTCGAACGCGGCCTTGTAGTCGAAGCCCTCGTCGAGCGGGTCGCGCTGCGCGTTGTTCTTGGCGAGGATCTTCACGTTCAGCGACTCGGGCCACCACACGCGGTTGGCGGATCCCTGGGTCGGGTGGGGCAGGGCGCCGGCGGGCTCGCTGTCGGCGGGGGCTTCGCCCACCGGCAGGCGGTCGTCGTCGGGGGCGCCACCGTCGTGGAAGACGGGGCAGCCGTTCAGCGTGTCGCTCATCGGGATCCTTTCGGTTTTTCGGCTTCGGACTCTGCTCGGCACTCGGCGCACACACCCCAGAACGTCACTTCAGCGGTTTCGATGAGGAAACCGCTGCCCTCCGGAACGTGCAGGCAGGGTGCCGCGCCGACGACGCAGTCCACGTCGTCGATGCGGCCGCATCCGGTGCACACCACGTGGTGGTGGTTGTCGCCCACGCGCAGTTCGAACGTGCCGGCGTGACCGGCGGGTTCGATGCGGCGGGCGAGTCCCGCGTCGGCGAAGTCGCCGAGCGCGTTGTACACCGACTGCTTGCTGGTGCCGGGGAGGGACCCGCGGATGCCGTCGAAGACGGCGTCCGCCGTCGCGTGCGGGTGCGCACGCAGGGCTTCGAGCACGGCCACGCGTGTCGCCGTCACCCGCAGACCCGCACCGCGGATGAGGTCATCCGCGGCGGCATCCGGTCGACTGTCGAGCATGCGTCCAGCGTACCTAGTTTTGAGTAAATCAAAAATGACACGCCGGTAACGGATCGGATCGCCGCCCCGCACCACGTCGGACACGACGCGGAAGATTCGCGGCCGGCGACCCTCAGAGGCGGTGGATGCCGCACCCGTCGGCCCGCATCTCCTGCGTCGCGTCGCCCGAGGTTCGACCACACAGGCGCCCGGCGGCGCCAGACCGGCACCGTGCGGCCGAGGGAACCGCCCGAGCGACCGACGAAACCGCTCCCGGGCGGCCGACGAAACCGCTCCCGGGCGGACGACGAAACCGCCCGCAAGCATCCGATGCGCAGGCGCCGGACGAAACACCGGACCGCCGGAGCGCCGCGAGACGGCGGATGCCGTCAGCCCGCGGTGAGGGTCGGAGTCCCCGCCTCGTATTCGGTGAGGTCGCCGGTCTCCCCCGCGCGCGCCGCGCGGCGCCCGACCCACAGCATGTAGAAGAGGAAGACGCCCAGCGCGGCGGCCCCGATGGCCACCTTCACCTGCCACGGCCACTCCCGCGGCGTCACGAAACCCTCGACGATGCCGGAGAGGGCGAGCGCGAAGACGAGACCCACCGCCACGGTCGCCAGCGATCGTCCCGCGGCGGCGAGGGCCGCCTCGCGCGTCCGGCGGCCCGGAGCGACCCACGCCCAGAAGATCTGCAGACCCGCGGCCGCCGCCACGAAGATGCACGTGAGCTCGAGGAGACCGTGCGGCAGGATGAACTGGAAGAAGGTGTCGCCGCGATCGAACGAGAACATGATCGCCGCCACGACTCCGACGCCCCGCGCGTTCTCCATGATGACCGAGATGGGCCAGAACCCCGTCACACCGAACATCACGCACTGCGCGGCGAGCCACGCGTTGTTAGTCCACACCGTCGCCGCGAAGATCTCGTTCGGATTCTCCCGGTAGTAGCCGACGAATTGTTCGTCCGCCACATTCTGGATGTCCATCTGAGCAGCCAACGTGGCGAGGACAGCCGGATCCCCCGTGATCCACAGCACCCAGAGCGTGGAGACGACGAGGAACAACACCGCCACCGCCAGCGTCATCCACCGCACCCGGTACAGAGCCGCCGGCAACTGCAGCAGGAAGAAGCGCGGCAGCTGCTTCAGGACGTTCTCGCGGACGCCCGTCAGGCGCAGGCGCGTCCGCGCCAGCAGGATCGAGACGTAGTCGCCCTGGGGCGTGCGTCCGGCCGAGGTCTTGATGTCGGCCAGATCAGCGGATGCCGCGCGGTAGCGCGTGACGAGCTCGTCCACGTCCGACCCGCTCAGGTGGCGGCGGCGCCCGAGCTCATCCAGTCGAGCCCACTCGTCTCGGCGGGCGGCCGTGAGGGCGTCGAGGTCCATGTGATCAACTGTACGCATGGCTTCGTCGACGCCCCCCGCTCCCGCGGTCGCCCTCGTCCCCATGGGCACGGAGGAGATCCTCACCGGCGAGGCCGTCGCACTCGACGTGCAGCCCGTCGGCTTCTTCCTCCGAGCCGTCGGAGCGCTCATCGACCTCCTCGTGGGCGCGGCGCTGCTGGTCGCCGGTGGCGTCCTCCTCGCGCGCATGGTCGGGACCGGGGCACTCCCCGAATCGGCGACCGGAATCGGCGTGATCTCGCTCCTCGTCTTCGTCCTGGTGGCGGTGCCCACCACGGCCGAGACGCTGTCGCGCGGGCGGAGCCTCGGCCGTTTGGCGGTGGGTGCCCGCATCGTCCGCACGGATGGCGGGGCGGCGGGCTTCCGTCAGGCGTTGATCCGCGCGCTGGCGGGCGTGCTCGAGCTGTGGTTCACCCTGGGGGCGATCGCCGCGGTCGTCGGTATGTTCACCCCACGGGCGCAGCGTCTCGGTGACCTGCTGGCCGGCACCGCGAGCGAACGGACTCGCACGCGCCCCCTCCCGTCCGCCGCCCCGGGCCTTCCGGCCGGGCTCGAGACGTGGGCGGAGGTCGCGGACGTCTCGCGCCTCCCCGACCGCCTCGCCGCCCGGGTGTCGCGGTTCGTGCGGGGTGCCGACGACCTGGAGCCCGCCGCGCGCGCTCGCGTCGCGGCATCCCTCGCCGATGCGGTCGCCCCCTTCGTCTCCCCTCACCCGGCGGGGGATGCCGAGACCTTCGTGCGAGCCGTGTCCGCCGTTCGACGCGACCGCGAGTACCGTGCCCTGATGCTCGAGAACGAGCGCGCCGCGGCACACACCGAGCACGCCTGATCCCGGCGCTCGGAACGCTGCTCCGACATGGATGACGCTCCGCGGAGCGCGATCGCGACGGTCCGCCCATCAGATCGGCGGTCGGACCCCCGCCGGCACAGCACGGCCGATGCGAGCGGTCCGGCAGACCCGATGGCAGCCTCAGGCGCGCAGCGTCTCGTGACGCACGACGACCCAGCCCTGGGGGACCGAGAGTCGGTCGGCGTGGATCGCGCACAGATCGTGGGCGTGCGGGTCGCCCGCACGACCGAGGGGCCCGAGGGCCGCCATCTGGTCGCCGTAGTCGTAGGTGAGGGTGCTCATCGCCTCGCGGGCGCATCCCACCTTCGAGCAGAGTCTGTCACGCATCGCGGGTCAGCCTAGTCAGCCCGTCCGATCTCGAGCCGACGCCGCGCCGGTGCGCCCCGACGCGGCGATCGGTCCCGCCGCATCCGCAGATCCTCGCCCGCCCCCGCTCCCGGACGCCCGGCCGCCTCCCGCGTCCCGCCCGTGCGCCCCGCGGCATCCCGCACCCCACGAGCACCCGGGTGCGGCGCGCTCCCCGCCGAGCCGCCATCGCTCGAAGAGGCCGACGACGAATACCCGACGTGGTCCGCGTGCGGGACGGACGCCGCGGCGCACCCGCAACCGTAAGATGGGCGAATGATGCGTCGGCGATCCCGCGAAGCACGCTCCGTCGCCCGCCCGTCGCGTCACGGACGCCACGGGCGTGAGAACCGCAGTCCCGTCGTCCGGCCGCCGCTCCCCCCGCTCGACACGCGCGTCGAGCGTTTCGACATCGCGGTGAGCACCGCAGCGGAGTTCCTTCGCTCGGCCTGGGCCGACCTGCGCGAGGTGTCGTTCGAGATCGGCATCATGCCACCCGCCGCGGCCACCGGCATCCCGAGATGGACGGTGCTGCGCGACGAGAAGCGCATCATCCTGTACCGCGTGCCGATCGAGCGCCTCGGGCACCCGCACCAGGACGACGACCTGCACCGTCGCATGATGATCGAGGGCGCGGTGTTCCGAGCGGCCGCGGAGTACCTCGACCGCGACCCCTGGGACCTCGGGTCGGAACGCTTCCGCTTCCTCTGAGCCGGCCTCCCGCCGCGCGAGTGCGGCATCCGGATCGGAGAGGGACTCTCAGGGCAGAACCGTCACCGCCGCCGCCGCGGCATCGGCCGGCCAGAGCGGGTACGACGCCAGGGCCGACGCGCCCGCGTAGGTGACCGCTGCGCGGACCGGCCCCGTCGTCTCGAGGCGGTAGACACCGTCGCCGACCGGCACCGAGACGCTCATGCCCGCGGCGACCGTCGCCGACACGGGGGTGCCCCCCTCGACGGGGGTCAGGGTCACGGCCGCCTCGGTCGCGCCGCCCGCGAGCACCACCGTCGCGCCCGCGCCCGGCGCCACGGCGACGAGGCTCGGTTCGACGATCTCCGGGGACGCGGCGTACCAGGCGAAGTCGGCGCCCTCGCCGAAGCCCGTCGTGGACCATGTCGCGCCGACGATCGGAGCGCCGGCCGTCGCCTCGACGGTGTAGGCGCCCGCCGCGATTCCGGAGAGGTCGAGCGAGGTGGGCAGTCCGGCCGTGAGGGCGATCTCGACCGGGGCGGGAGCGGTGCCGACGGCATCCACGGGGACGAGGGTGACGGTCGCGGTCGTGTCGGCACCCGGAGCCAACAGGCGCAGCAGGGTGCCGGCCTGGCCCGCCGCGGTCTCGATCACCTGCACGCCGGGCATCACCAGCCGCGTATCGGCCTGCGCGGTGGGCGCCACCTGCTCGACGCCGCCGGGCAGCAGCACGCGGGTGAGGCTCGCCTGGAGGGCGGCGTGCACCGGTGCACCGGACGACACGACACGGACGACCGGGCTCTCCTCGCCCAGGAGAAGGCCCGCCAGCGGAACGATACGTCGTTCACCCGCCGGGACCACGATGTTCTGCCCGCTGGGCGGTGTCGCCACCCCCTGCGCTCCGTACACCGACAGCTGCACCGTCGCCGGCACGCTGCCCGGATTGGCGAGCTCGATGAGATCGTTGGCGCCCGTGGTGCTCGCCCCGCCGACGAGCCACGACTCCGCCAGCGGCGGGCGGCACGCGGACGCCGCGAAGCCGACCAGGTCGTCGGACGCGGCAGTCGCCGAGGTCGCCGCGGCGATCGCAGTCGGCGCCCCGTCGCGCGGGGCAGCGCTCAGCACGGGCGCATCGCCGTCGGAGGAACCGGTCGCCCCGCTCAGGGATCCCGTCGAGGCGGCGGCGTCCGCGGGACCGCTGACGATGTCGGATGCCGCTGCCGCGCTCAGGCCACTCGCCGAGTCGGCGCTGCGCCCGAGCGCCAGGAGCGGGCCGTCGCACGCCAACACGGTGTCGCTGGGCGCCGGAGTGGTCTGCAGGCGCACCGGCTCGGCGGTGTACTGCGGCCACGGGGCGGCGATCGCGGCGACCGTGCCGACGACGGCCGCGGCCGCGACGGCGGCGCCGGCCACCAAGCGGGCGCTCGTGGCGGCGTAGCGGACGAGACGGCGATCGCTCATCGCGCACCTCCCGGGTTCGGCCCGACGATTCGCGGGGTGCGCCGCGCCACGCGCCGCGAGGCGGCGGTGGGGACGGCCAGCAGAAGGGCGACGAGGAGCACCCCGAGGGAGCCGAGAGCCACGAGCCGCTGCAGCCCCGCGCGGTGGTCGTCGAGCGGTGCGCGCGGGGTGATGTCGGTGTTCACGCGCCAGAGGTCGCCGCGGGAGGTCGCCCCCACCGGGTCGAGCATCTCGCGCTGGTCGAGTGACGTCGCCGCGCCGAGCCGGTCGCCGAGGATGACATCACCCTCGGCCGCCGGCGCGGATTCGAGCAGGACGAAGCCGATACCCCGCTCGGCCAGGCGCGCGACGACATCGTCGGCGGAGGGCGAGACGAGGTCGACGGCGAGCGACGCGAGTTGACGGTCCTGGTCGTCGGCGGAGGTGCGCGTGGCGTCGATCGTGCTCTGTCCCGACAGCGTGGCGCTCCCGCCCCACACGACCTGCACCCGGAGGCCGTCACTGCGCGGGTCCAGCACGAGGGTGCCGATGGCGAGGGAGCCGCGGCCCTCGGCCGCGACGAAGGCCGGGAGGGTGGAGACGGGACCGTTGGTGAGCACCGAGCGGTCACCGCCGTCCGTGATCTGCGCGGCCAGGGCCGGGGCGACGGCGACGGCCAGCGCCAGGACGGCGGCGAGACCGCCGATCGGCCGCAGGACGCGGGCGCGGTCGGGGATCCCGGCATCCAGGGCGACGACGGCCGCCCCCACCAGTCCCACCCACGCCAGACTCAGGCCGGAGCCCGGCCACAGCGACACGGCCGCGGAGTCCCGGAACGACACGGCGATGCCGACGGCGGCGAACGCGGTCGCCAGGCCCGTCACGGCGATGACGATGAGACCGGATGCCGCGACCCACCGCGGCGTCAGCACCGACAGCACCGCGAGGACGGCGAGGGGCGCCACGAGCAGGCCCACCCACCACACGGGCTGGCCGAGCAGGCTCGCCCATCCTCCCGGGTCGGAGGTCGGGAACCCCGCGGCCAGGAGTGCCCGGCCGATCGGATCGGCCGAGACCTCGGCGCCCGCGAACGGCACGCCGGGGTCGGCGACCAGGCCCCAGGCGTTGCCGGCCCGCACCTGCGACCACACCAGCGGGGCGAAGATCACCGCTGAGGGGATCATGAGCCAGACCACGCGGGCGACGCCGCGGCCGGCGACGAGGGCGACCACCACGAGAGCGGCGCACCAGAGCACGACCGCCGCCGGGGCCAGCGACGGCGCGCACGCGAGCACGGCCGCCAGGATGACGGATGCCGCGCCGGCCGGCGCCCACGAGCGGTGCGCGACGCTGGCGGCGAAGAAGAGCCACGGCAGCAGCAGGTGCGCGAGAACGGCGGCCGGCCGTCCCTCGACGAGGGCCGCGACGAAGGTCGGTGCGAGCGCCCACGCCACCGCGGCGATGATGCGCAGCGGCGAGGACTCGGTGACGCGGGTCGCGGCGAACCATCCGCCGAGCACGGCGAGCGGCAGAGCCAGGACCCACAGCGCCACGAACGCGCGCGACGGATCGCCGGGCGACAGCGTGCCCACCAGCGCGACGACCGCAGAGAACGGATCGGCGGGGCCCACGGCGTCCAGGCCGAGAGGGCGCTGCCCCCATGCGGCGTCCTGCCAGAGCTGAG
The DNA window shown above is from Microbacterium proteolyticum and carries:
- a CDS encoding NAD-dependent epimerase/dehydratase family protein, whose translation is MKVLATGASGFLGRAVVRALQDAGHAVRTLQRRPSGVDGAEDHRGSVTDPDSVASALDGIDGVVHLAAKVSLAGDPAQFHAVNVEGTRVLLDAAAAGGVSRIVHISSPSVAHAGLALAGVGADPADPDAARGEYARTKAAAELLALSRAGDDLSLVAIRPHLVWGPGDTQLIARIVDRARRGRLPLLNGGTALIDSTYVDNAASGIVAALDRVDDVSGRAYVLTNGEPRPVGDLLAGICRASGVEPPRFSVPAGLARAAGGLVERVWAVRPGEDEPPMTRFLAEQLSTAHWFDQTEIRRDLRWTPAVSLDEGLRRLSRA
- the katG gene encoding catalase/peroxidase HPI, which produces MSDTLNGCPVFHDGGAPDDDRLPVGEAPADSEPAGALPHPTQGSANRVWWPESLNVKILAKNNAQRDPLDEGFDYKAAFEALDLAAVKSDIQQVMTTSQDWWPADFGHYGPLMIRMAWHSAGTYRVTDGRGGSGAGMQRFAPLNSWPDNVNLDKARRLLWPIKKKYGQSISWADLMILAGNVALEDMGFPTFGFAGGRTDVWEPDDDVYWGPETTWLGDERYTGNRELERPLAAVQMGLIYVNPEGPNGNPDPQLSAHDIRETFGRMAMNDEETVALIAGGHTFGKTHGAASDSHVGPNPEAADINDQGLGWKNSHGTGKGDDTITSGLEVTWTYHPTRWDNEFFHILFAYEWELFQSPAGAHQWRPVNGGGADMVPEAHSNGRREPRMLTSDLALRVDPAYEKISRRFAEDPAAFQDAFARAWFKLTHRDMGPRERYLGSEVPAEVLVWQDPVPAVDHPLIDAADAAALKQQILDSGLSVQQLVTTTWAAASTFRGSDKRGGVNGARIRLEPQRSWTVNNPEQLASVLDVLEKIKAEFDAQATDGKKVSIADLLVLAGNAGVEQAALAGGVEVEVPFTPGRTDASQEQTEIESFRWLEPIADGFRNYASREARLPAEFLLLDKANLLTLTAPEMTVLVGGLRAIGANWDGSDWGVFTETPGALTNDVFANLLDLGTTWKPLDSGKHAFQGTKDGSGETVGIGTRVDLVFSSNSELRALAEVYASDDAKEKFVRDFVAAWRKVTELDRFDLV
- a CDS encoding Fur family transcriptional regulator, which codes for MLDSRPDAAADDLIRGAGLRVTATRVAVLEALRAHPHATADAVFDGIRGSLPGTSKQSVYNALGDFADAGLARRIEPAGHAGTFELRVGDNHHHVVCTGCGRIDDVDCVVGAAPCLHVPEGSGFLIETAEVTFWGVCAECRAESEAEKPKGSR
- a CDS encoding stage II sporulation protein M, with translation MDLDALTAARRDEWARLDELGRRRHLSGSDVDELVTRYRAASADLADIKTSAGRTPQGDYVSILLARTRLRLTGVRENVLKQLPRFFLLQLPAALYRVRWMTLAVAVLFLVVSTLWVLWITGDPAVLATLAAQMDIQNVADEQFVGYYRENPNEIFAATVWTNNAWLAAQCVMFGVTGFWPISVIMENARGVGVVAAIMFSFDRGDTFFQFILPHGLLELTCIFVAAAAGLQIFWAWVAPGRRTREAALAAAGRSLATVAVGLVFALALSGIVEGFVTPREWPWQVKVAIGAAALGVFLFYMLWVGRRAARAGETGDLTEYEAGTPTLTAG
- a CDS encoding RDD family protein, translating into MASSTPPAPAVALVPMGTEEILTGEAVALDVQPVGFFLRAVGALIDLLVGAALLVAGGVLLARMVGTGALPESATGIGVISLLVFVLVAVPTTAETLSRGRSLGRLAVGARIVRTDGGAAGFRQALIRALAGVLELWFTLGAIAAVVGMFTPRAQRLGDLLAGTASERTRTRPLPSAAPGLPAGLETWAEVADVSRLPDRLAARVSRFVRGADDLEPAARARVAASLADAVAPFVSPHPAGDAETFVRAVSAVRRDREYRALMLENERAAAHTEHA
- a CDS encoding DUF3499 family protein, translated to MRDRLCSKVGCAREAMSTLTYDYGDQMAALGPLGRAGDPHAHDLCAIHADRLSVPQGWVVVRHETLRA
- a CDS encoding DUF5719 family protein; translation: MSDRRLVRYAATSARLVAGAAVAAAAVVGTVAAIAAPWPQYTAEPVRLQTTPAPSDTVLACDGPLLALGRSADSASGLSAAAASDIVSGPADAAASTGSLSGATGSSDGDAPVLSAAPRDGAPTAIAAATSATAASDDLVGFAASACRPPLAESWLVGGASTTGANDLIELANPGSVPATVQLSVYGAQGVATPPSGQNIVVPAGERRIVPLAGLLLGEESPVVRVVSSGAPVHAALQASLTRVLLPGGVEQVAPTAQADTRLVMPGVQVIETAAGQAGTLLRLLAPGADTTATVTLVPVDAVGTAPAPVEIALTAGLPTSLDLSGIAAGAYTVEATAGAPIVGATWSTTGFGEGADFAWYAASPEIVEPSLVAVAPGAGATVVLAGGATEAAVTLTPVEGGTPVSATVAAGMSVSVPVGDGVYRLETTGPVRAAVTYAGASALASYPLWPADAAAAAVTVLP
- a CDS encoding glycosyltransferase, yielding MPDRVHAILVVRPEGRTPAANHLERTLAALSAQTRPVDALTIVLCGPDAELTRLAAESGAEGVITASAGTPFAAATALATPRLTGDAVWLLAQDTAPDPDALVRLAGALELSPPLVIAAPKLVDWDDRDIIRSLGVSMNRYGGTVELAAGELDQGQRDRDSDVLGSDVRGILVRRDAWAALGGLDPALGGADEGLDLGVRARLAGRLVAVVPSARVAVAGDGVAAMARGRRRARRRAFATRTAQLHRRLVYAPAPAVPLHWLSFLPLALWRTFAHLVTKMPYRVLPEWGATLLVMARPAAVARARRRIRSVRDVGWSRIAPLRVSRAEMRTRWQGDIGDPDAPVRSELHFFVGGGAWAVLGALAVSIALFAPLLAWPVLGGGALAPLRANVAQLWQDAAWGQRPLGLDAVGPADPFSAVVALVGTLSPGDPSRAFVALWVLALPLAVLGGWFAATRVTESSPLRIIAAVAWALAPTFVAALVEGRPAAVLAHLLLPWLFFAASVAHRSWAPAGAASVILAAVLACAPSLAPAAVVLWCAALVVVALVAGRGVARVVWLMIPSAVIFAPLVWSQVRAGNAWGLVADPGVPFAGAEVSADPIGRALLAAGFPTSDPGGWASLLGQPVWWVGLLVAPLAVLAVLSVLTPRWVAASGLIVIAVTGLATAFAAVGIAVSFRDSAAVSLWPGSGLSLAWVGLVGAAVVALDAGIPDRARVLRPIGGLAAVLALAVAVAPALAAQITDGGDRSVLTNGPVSTLPAFVAAEGRGSLAIGTLVLDPRSDGLRVQVVWGGSATLSGQSTIDATRTSADDQDRQLASLAVDLVSPSADDVVARLAERGIGFVLLESAPAAEGDVILGDRLGAATSLDQREMLDPVGATSRGDLWRVNTDITPRAPLDDHRAGLQRLVALGSLGVLLVALLLAVPTAASRRVARRTPRIVGPNPGGAR